The following are from one region of the Canis lupus baileyi chromosome 25, mCanLup2.hap1, whole genome shotgun sequence genome:
- the LOC140616908 gene encoding olfactory receptor 10AD1-like: MPLITRSKTVDLRNGSTVTEFILVGFEQSSSSTQALLFVLFLALYSLAMAMNGLIIFITWTDPRLNSPMYFFLGHLSFLDVCFITTTIPQMLIHLVVKNHIVSFVSCLTQMYLVFCVGVAECILLAFMAYDRYVAICHPLSYAQIMSRQVCVKLVSTAWLFGLINGIFLEYMSFRNPFCRDNHIENFFCEAPIVIALSCGDPQFSLRMIFADAIVVLLSPMVLIVISYARILASILGRASSSGRGKTFSTCASHLTVVIFFYTSAMFSYMNPRSTHGPDKDKPFSLLYTIITPMCNPIIYSFRNKEMKGAMVRALGRTSLA; this comes from the exons ATGCCACTTATCACCAG GTCCAAGACAGTGGACCTAAGGAATGGCAGCACAGTGACAGAGTTCATCCTCGTGGGCTTTGAGCAGAGCTCCTCTTCCACTCAGGCATTACTCTTTGTCCTCTTCCTAGCCCTCTACAGCCTTGCCATGGCCATGAATGGCCTCATCATCTTCATCACCTGGACAGACCCCAGGCTCAACagccccatgtacttcttccttggCCACCTGTCCTTCCTGGATGTCTGcttcatcaccaccactatcCCGCAGATGCTGATCCACTTGGTGGTCAAGAACCACATTGTCTCTTTTGTCTCTTGCTTGACCCAGATGTACTTGGTCTTCTGTGTGGGTGTGGCTGAGTGCATCCTCTTGGCTTTTATGGCCTATGACCGTTATGTTGCTATCTGCCACCCACTCAGCTATGCCCAGATCATGAGCCGGCAGGTCTGTGTGAAGCTGGTGAGTACTGCCTGGCTCTTTGGGCTGATCAATGGCATCTTTCTTGAGTATATGTCATTCCGGAATCCCTTCTGTAGAGACAACCACATAGAGAACTTCTTCTGTGAGGCCCCCATAGTGATTGCCCTGTCTTGTGGAGACCCCCAATTTAGTCTGAGAATGATCTTTGCCGATGCAATCGTGGTGCTACTCAGCCCCATGGTGCTCATTGTCATCTCCTATGCCCGCATCCTGGCCTCCATCCTTGGAAGAGCCTCCTCCTCAGGTCGAGGGAAGACCTTCTCTACTTGTGCCTCCCATCTGACTGTGGTCATCTTTTTCTACACCTCTGCCATGTTCTCTTATATGAACCCTCGCAGCACACATGGCCCTGACAAAGACAagcctttctccctcctctacACCATCATCACCCCCATGTGCAACCCCATCATCTATAGTTTTCGAAACAAGGAAATGAAGGGAGCCATGGTGAGGGCCCTTGGGAGGACCAGCCTGGCTTAG